One part of the Anopheles coustani chromosome 2, idAnoCousDA_361_x.2, whole genome shotgun sequence genome encodes these proteins:
- the LOC131266999 gene encoding intersectin-1 isoform X1: MNASDPFVITSRERLKYEEQFKSLQPVNGVVTGGQAKGFFLQSQLPPQILGQIWALADTDADGRMTLGEFSIACKLINLKLRGFETPKILPPTLIASLTAVGGTPILTPTSGLSPLDPLKSLAGSIGSAPVVPPQPQPMMAPTHPAMVPHAIVPPLMATQMVPPQVPVVPGVMAGVAPPKPALPPQPLIATAAQQAPLIPMGQSLMSAAPVMPPAPQVVMQQPLIGGLMGPAGIPPTATVKPLIDPLGSLGQAPLVAGVPPIGAVAGAVPAPPTPPHSGGGTPARSMSISERAPSIESPGQVEWAIKGPAKLKYTQLFNTTDRNRSGFLTGPQARNIMVQTKLPQALLAQIWALADMDADGRLGCEEFVLAMYLCDMAAAGEKVPTTLPPDLVPPSFRKTSSRHGSVVSSRHGSVSSQGAPVHAPVELDPLSGLPQTSFEDKRKENFDKGQAELERRRKALMDIQKKEQEERERKEREEQEKIRKAKLEAELKKQQELEKELQRQRELEQEREEQRKRELEKKELARKEMEKQRQQEWEAQKIAEMQQHRQREQENVLKLKAQNQSLSVELSTFNERIKELSQKICDTRVGVTNVKTTIDGMRSTRDTQMSEMAQLKAQVKEQNQRLVQLSQEKAKLDAKNKSGETESQLQFTNKQIVIQQLKDKLENTKQQIENKTTDISLNREQLTELKSQLTNLIDSCEKLYGEYDLQRIQILEMKNNRKNESYSSAWDTGSSWPTETATVAHTTAVTSEPAAVTSLAGENLQTPPGYVKYRAIYEFSARNGDEISFQPGDIVMVPLEQNAEPGWLAGEINGHTGWFPETYVEKVDTNLNVVETAPETIAYTEPVEDYSTAISAPAATEYAAPNNAEATCNGDVEYFVACYAYQSAEVGDLVFDAGETIAVSKKEGDWWTGTIGNRTGIFPSNYVQKQEAEAMNGNQTSYDEQPSAQIEHSQTTAQTYEMETKRKQSTPATTTTTTTTTPSNTQDAEDARNQAELDSEVSQINTQPPQAPAVNEDNIRYSSMSMTSATPSLRRKGEVAQVIAPYEATSSEQLSLQRGQLIMIRKKTDSGWWEGELQAKGRRRQIGWFPATYVKILQGGRNSGRNTPVSASKVELTETILDKVIALYPYKALNDDELSFEKDDIIAVLGRDEPEWWRGELNGTTGLFPSNYVGPFVSSGKKGKSPAATITAATS, translated from the exons ATGAATGCATCCGACCCGTTCGTGATAACCTCCCGCGAGAGGCTCAAGTACGAGGAGCAGTTCAAGTCGCTTCAGCCGGTCAACGGCGTGGTGACGGGCGGGCAGGCCAAAGGATTCTTCCTGCAGAGTCAGCTGCCCCCGCAGATACTCGGTCAGatatg GGCCCTTGCCGACACGGACGCCGATGGTCGCATGACGCTGGGTGAGTTCAGCATCGCCTGCAAGTTGATCAACCTGAAACTGCGCGGTTTCGAGACCCCTAAGATACTGCCGCCGACACTCATCGCATCGCTCACTGCCGTCGGTGGTACGCCGATCCTCACCCCGACATCCGGTCTCAGCCCGCTCGATCCACTCAAGTCTCTGGCCGGTTCCATCGGGTCGGCCCCGGTCGTCCCACCGCAGCCACAGCCCATGATGGCTCCGACGCACCCTGCCATGGTACCGCACGCCATCGTGCCTCCGCTGATGGCCACTCAAATGGTGCCACCGCAGGTACCCGTAGTGCCGGGAGTAATGGCCGGTGTTGCCCCGCCGAAACCGGCCCTTCCTCCGCAGCCGTTGATTGCGACCGCAGCACAGCAGGCTCCACTGATACCGATGGGACAGTCGCTGATGTCCGCGGCACCGGTCATGCCACCAGCACCGCAGGTTGTTATGCAGCAGCCCTTGATCGGAGGACTGATGGGACCGGCTGGTATTCCGCCGACGGCCACCGTAAAGCCACTGATTGATCCGCTCGGTAGCCTTGGTCAGGCACCGCTGGTGGCAGGAGTTCCACCCATCGGTGCCGTGGCAGGAGCAGTACCGGCACCTCCAACACCTCCCCATTCTGGCGGTGGTACTCCGGCGCGCTCGATGTCAATCTCGGAACGGGCACCATCCATCGAATCGCc CGGACAAGTCGAATGGGCAATCAAGGGCCCGGCGAAGCTGAAGTACACACAGCTGTTCAACACAACCGATCGCAACCGCAGCGGTTTCCTGACCGGCCCGCAGGCGCGCAACATTATGGTCCAGACGAAGCTACCGCAAGCGCTACTCGCCCAAATCTGGGCCCTGGCCGACATGGATGCTGATGGGCGGCTCGGTTGCGAGGAGTTCGTGCTAGCCATGTATCTGTGCGATATGGCGGCGGCCGGCGAGAAAGTTCCGACCACCCTTCCTCCCGATCTAGTCCCTCCGTCGTTCCGGAAGACATCGTCACGGCACGGTTCGGTGGTCAGTTCACGCCATGGGTCCGTTTCGTCGCAGGGTGCACCGGTGCACGCGCCCGTCGAGCTGGACCCACTTTCCGGGCTGCCACAGA CCTCGTTCGaagacaaacggaaggaaaacttcGACAAAGGTCAAGCCGAGCTCGAAAGGCGCCGCAAAGCGTTGATGGATATTCAGAAAAAGGAACAA GAGGAACGCGAGCGCAAGGAGCGTGAAGAGCAGGAAAAGATTCGCAAGGCTAAGCTGGAGGCGGAACTGAAGAAGCAGCAGGAGCTGGAGAAGGAACTGCAGCGCCAGCGCGAGCTCGAACAGGAGCGAGAAGAGCAGCGCAAACGGGAGCTCGAAAAGAAGGAACTCGCACGCAA ggaaatggaaaaacaacgcCAGCAGGAATGGGAAGCTCAAAAGATTGCCGAAATGCAGCAACATCGACAGCGCGAGCAGGAGAACGTACTCAAGCTGAAGGCCCAGAACCAGTCGCTCAGTGTCGAGCTCAGCACGTTCAACGAGCGCATCAAGGAGCTGTCGCAGAAGATTTGCGACACGCGCGTTGGCGTGACGAACGTGAAGACGACGATCGATGGAATGCGCTCGACGCGCGACACACAAATGTCCGAGATGGCGCAGTTGAAGGCGCAGGTCAAGGAGCAGAACCAACGGCTGGTCCAGTTGAGCCAGGAGAAGGCGAAGCTGGACGCAAAGAACAAGTCGGGCGAGACGGAGAGTCAGTTACAGTTTACGAACAAACAG ATCGTCATACAGCAGCTGAAGGATAAGCTCGAGAACACGAAGCAACAGATCGAGAACAAGACGACCGACATCAGCCTGAATCGGGAGCAGCTGACCGAACTGAAATCCCAGCTGACCAACCTGATCGACTCGTGCGAGAAGCTCTACGGCGAGTACGATTTGCAGCGAATTCAG ATCCTGGAGATGAAGAACAATCGCAAAAACGAGTCGTACAGCAGCGCTTGGGACACGGGCAGCTCGTGGCCAACGGAAACTGCGACGGTGGCACACACGACGGCGGTCACCAGTGAACCGGCGGCTGTGACGTCCCTGGCCGGAGAAAACCTACAGACGCCACCGGGCTACGTGAAATATCGGGCCATTTATGAGTTCAGTGCGCGGAACGGTGATGAGATTTCCTTCCAACCGGGTGATATTGTGATG GTACCGCTGGAACAGAATGCCGAACCGGGCTGGCTGGCAGGTGAGATTAACGGTCACACCGGTTGGTTCCCAGAGACGTACGTGGAGAAGGTGGACACCAACCTGAACGTGGTGGAAACGGCACCGGAAACGATAGCGTACACTGAACCGGTGGAAGACTATAGTACCGCCATCAGCGCTCCGGCGGCAACCGAATACGCGGCCCCCAACAATGCAGA GGCTACCTGTAATGGCGATGTGGAGTATTTTGTGGCATGCTACGCGTACCAATCGGCGGAAGTCGGTGACCTGGTGTTTGATGCGGGCGAAACGATCGCCGTATCGAAGAAGGAAGGTGACTGGTGGACGGGTACGATTGGCAACCGGACTGGTATTTTCCCCTCGAACTATGTGCAGAAGCAAGAAGCG GAGGCAATGAACGGAAATCAAACATCCTACGACGAGCAACCGAGCGCGCAGATCGAACATTCGCAGACCACGGCCCAGACGTACGAGATGGAGACGAAACGGAAACAGTCCACCCccgccaccactaccaccaccaccaccaccacccctaGTAATACTCAGGACGCGGAGGATGCCCGGAATCAGGCCGAGCTGGACTCGGAGGTGTCGCAGATCAACACGCAGCCCCCGCAGGCCCCTGCCGTCAACGAGGATAACATCCGCTACTCGTCAATGTCGATGACCTCGGCCACACCGAGCCTCCGGCGGAAGGGTGAGGTAGCGCAGGTGATCGCTCCGTACGAGGCGACCAGTTCCGAACAGCTCTCGCTTCAGCGCGGCCAGCTGATCATGATCCGAAAGAAGACCGACTCCGGTTGGTGGGAGGGCGAGCTACAG GCTAAAGGACGGCGTCGGCAGATCGGTTGGTTCCCGGCGACGTACGTGAAGATACTCCAGGGCGGTCGCAACAGTGGCCGCAATACGCCCGTCTCGGCGAGCAAGGTCGAGCTGACGGAGACGATTCTCG ACAAAGTCATCGCACTGTATCCGTACAAAGCACTGAACGACGACGAGCTGTCCTTCGAGAAGGACGACATCATCGCCGTGCTGGGCCGGGACGAGCCGGAATGGTGGCGCGGCGAACTGAACGGTACCACCGGCCTGTTTCCGAGCAATTACGTCGGTCCGTTCGTGTCGTCCGGTAAGAAGGGCAAATCTCCTGCAGCTACCATCACTGCCGCCACTAGTTAA
- the LOC131266999 gene encoding intersectin-1 isoform X2 yields MNASDPFVITSRERLKYEEQFKSLQPVNGVVTGGQAKGFFLQSQLPPQILGQIWALADTDADGRMTLGEFSIACKLINLKLRGFETPKILPPTLIASLTAVGGTPILTPTSGLSPLDPLKSLAGSIGSAPVVPPQPQPMMAPTHPAMVPHAIVPPLMATQMVPPQVPVVPGVMAGVAPPKPALPPQPLIATAAQQAPLIPMGQSLMSAAPVMPPAPQVVMQQPLIGGLMGPAGIPPTATVKPLIDPLGSLGQAPLVAGVPPIGAVAGAVPAPPTPPHSGGGTPARSMSISERAPSIESPGQVEWAIKGPAKLKYTQLFNTTDRNRSGFLTGPQARNIMVQTKLPQALLAQIWALADMDADGRLGCEEFVLAMYLCDMAAAGEKVPTTLPPDLVPPSFRKTSSRHGSVVSSRHGSVSSQGAPVHAPVELDPLSGLPQTSFEDKRKENFDKGQAELERRRKALMDIQKKEQEERERKEREEQEKIRKAKLEAELKKQQELEKELQRQRELEQEREEQRKRELEKKELARKEMEKQRQQEWEAQKIAEMQQHRQREQENVLKLKAQNQSLSVELSTFNERIKELSQKICDTRVGVTNVKTTIDGMRSTRDTQMSEMAQLKAQVKEQNQRLVQLSQEKAKLDAKNKSGETESQLQFTNKQIVIQQLKDKLENTKQQIENKTTDISLNREQLTELKSQLTNLIDSCEKLYGEYDLQRIQILEMKNNRKNESYSSAWDTGSSWPTETATVAHTTAVTSEPAAVTSLAGENLQTPPGYVKYRAIYEFSARNGDEISFQPGDIVMVPLEQNAEPGWLAGEINGHTGWFPETYVEKVDTNLNVVETAPETIAYTEPVEDYSTAISAPAATEYAAPNNAEATCNGDVEYFVACYAYQSAEVGDLVFDAGETIAVSKKEGDWWTGTIGNRTGIFPSNYVQKQEAEAMNGNQTSYDEQPSAQIEHSQTTAQTYEMETKRKQSTPATTTTTTTTTPSNTQDAEDARNQAELDSEVSQINTQPPQAPAVNEDNIRYSSMSMTSATPSLRRKGEVAQVIAPYEATSSEQLSLQRGQLIMIRKKTDSGWWEGELQAKGRRRQIGWFPATYVKILQGGRNSGRNTPVSASKVELTETILDKVIALYPYKALNDDELSFEKDDIIAVLGRDEPEWWRGELNGTTGLFPSNYVGPFVSSGNV; encoded by the exons ATGAATGCATCCGACCCGTTCGTGATAACCTCCCGCGAGAGGCTCAAGTACGAGGAGCAGTTCAAGTCGCTTCAGCCGGTCAACGGCGTGGTGACGGGCGGGCAGGCCAAAGGATTCTTCCTGCAGAGTCAGCTGCCCCCGCAGATACTCGGTCAGatatg GGCCCTTGCCGACACGGACGCCGATGGTCGCATGACGCTGGGTGAGTTCAGCATCGCCTGCAAGTTGATCAACCTGAAACTGCGCGGTTTCGAGACCCCTAAGATACTGCCGCCGACACTCATCGCATCGCTCACTGCCGTCGGTGGTACGCCGATCCTCACCCCGACATCCGGTCTCAGCCCGCTCGATCCACTCAAGTCTCTGGCCGGTTCCATCGGGTCGGCCCCGGTCGTCCCACCGCAGCCACAGCCCATGATGGCTCCGACGCACCCTGCCATGGTACCGCACGCCATCGTGCCTCCGCTGATGGCCACTCAAATGGTGCCACCGCAGGTACCCGTAGTGCCGGGAGTAATGGCCGGTGTTGCCCCGCCGAAACCGGCCCTTCCTCCGCAGCCGTTGATTGCGACCGCAGCACAGCAGGCTCCACTGATACCGATGGGACAGTCGCTGATGTCCGCGGCACCGGTCATGCCACCAGCACCGCAGGTTGTTATGCAGCAGCCCTTGATCGGAGGACTGATGGGACCGGCTGGTATTCCGCCGACGGCCACCGTAAAGCCACTGATTGATCCGCTCGGTAGCCTTGGTCAGGCACCGCTGGTGGCAGGAGTTCCACCCATCGGTGCCGTGGCAGGAGCAGTACCGGCACCTCCAACACCTCCCCATTCTGGCGGTGGTACTCCGGCGCGCTCGATGTCAATCTCGGAACGGGCACCATCCATCGAATCGCc CGGACAAGTCGAATGGGCAATCAAGGGCCCGGCGAAGCTGAAGTACACACAGCTGTTCAACACAACCGATCGCAACCGCAGCGGTTTCCTGACCGGCCCGCAGGCGCGCAACATTATGGTCCAGACGAAGCTACCGCAAGCGCTACTCGCCCAAATCTGGGCCCTGGCCGACATGGATGCTGATGGGCGGCTCGGTTGCGAGGAGTTCGTGCTAGCCATGTATCTGTGCGATATGGCGGCGGCCGGCGAGAAAGTTCCGACCACCCTTCCTCCCGATCTAGTCCCTCCGTCGTTCCGGAAGACATCGTCACGGCACGGTTCGGTGGTCAGTTCACGCCATGGGTCCGTTTCGTCGCAGGGTGCACCGGTGCACGCGCCCGTCGAGCTGGACCCACTTTCCGGGCTGCCACAGA CCTCGTTCGaagacaaacggaaggaaaacttcGACAAAGGTCAAGCCGAGCTCGAAAGGCGCCGCAAAGCGTTGATGGATATTCAGAAAAAGGAACAA GAGGAACGCGAGCGCAAGGAGCGTGAAGAGCAGGAAAAGATTCGCAAGGCTAAGCTGGAGGCGGAACTGAAGAAGCAGCAGGAGCTGGAGAAGGAACTGCAGCGCCAGCGCGAGCTCGAACAGGAGCGAGAAGAGCAGCGCAAACGGGAGCTCGAAAAGAAGGAACTCGCACGCAA ggaaatggaaaaacaacgcCAGCAGGAATGGGAAGCTCAAAAGATTGCCGAAATGCAGCAACATCGACAGCGCGAGCAGGAGAACGTACTCAAGCTGAAGGCCCAGAACCAGTCGCTCAGTGTCGAGCTCAGCACGTTCAACGAGCGCATCAAGGAGCTGTCGCAGAAGATTTGCGACACGCGCGTTGGCGTGACGAACGTGAAGACGACGATCGATGGAATGCGCTCGACGCGCGACACACAAATGTCCGAGATGGCGCAGTTGAAGGCGCAGGTCAAGGAGCAGAACCAACGGCTGGTCCAGTTGAGCCAGGAGAAGGCGAAGCTGGACGCAAAGAACAAGTCGGGCGAGACGGAGAGTCAGTTACAGTTTACGAACAAACAG ATCGTCATACAGCAGCTGAAGGATAAGCTCGAGAACACGAAGCAACAGATCGAGAACAAGACGACCGACATCAGCCTGAATCGGGAGCAGCTGACCGAACTGAAATCCCAGCTGACCAACCTGATCGACTCGTGCGAGAAGCTCTACGGCGAGTACGATTTGCAGCGAATTCAG ATCCTGGAGATGAAGAACAATCGCAAAAACGAGTCGTACAGCAGCGCTTGGGACACGGGCAGCTCGTGGCCAACGGAAACTGCGACGGTGGCACACACGACGGCGGTCACCAGTGAACCGGCGGCTGTGACGTCCCTGGCCGGAGAAAACCTACAGACGCCACCGGGCTACGTGAAATATCGGGCCATTTATGAGTTCAGTGCGCGGAACGGTGATGAGATTTCCTTCCAACCGGGTGATATTGTGATG GTACCGCTGGAACAGAATGCCGAACCGGGCTGGCTGGCAGGTGAGATTAACGGTCACACCGGTTGGTTCCCAGAGACGTACGTGGAGAAGGTGGACACCAACCTGAACGTGGTGGAAACGGCACCGGAAACGATAGCGTACACTGAACCGGTGGAAGACTATAGTACCGCCATCAGCGCTCCGGCGGCAACCGAATACGCGGCCCCCAACAATGCAGA GGCTACCTGTAATGGCGATGTGGAGTATTTTGTGGCATGCTACGCGTACCAATCGGCGGAAGTCGGTGACCTGGTGTTTGATGCGGGCGAAACGATCGCCGTATCGAAGAAGGAAGGTGACTGGTGGACGGGTACGATTGGCAACCGGACTGGTATTTTCCCCTCGAACTATGTGCAGAAGCAAGAAGCG GAGGCAATGAACGGAAATCAAACATCCTACGACGAGCAACCGAGCGCGCAGATCGAACATTCGCAGACCACGGCCCAGACGTACGAGATGGAGACGAAACGGAAACAGTCCACCCccgccaccactaccaccaccaccaccaccacccctaGTAATACTCAGGACGCGGAGGATGCCCGGAATCAGGCCGAGCTGGACTCGGAGGTGTCGCAGATCAACACGCAGCCCCCGCAGGCCCCTGCCGTCAACGAGGATAACATCCGCTACTCGTCAATGTCGATGACCTCGGCCACACCGAGCCTCCGGCGGAAGGGTGAGGTAGCGCAGGTGATCGCTCCGTACGAGGCGACCAGTTCCGAACAGCTCTCGCTTCAGCGCGGCCAGCTGATCATGATCCGAAAGAAGACCGACTCCGGTTGGTGGGAGGGCGAGCTACAG GCTAAAGGACGGCGTCGGCAGATCGGTTGGTTCCCGGCGACGTACGTGAAGATACTCCAGGGCGGTCGCAACAGTGGCCGCAATACGCCCGTCTCGGCGAGCAAGGTCGAGCTGACGGAGACGATTCTCG ACAAAGTCATCGCACTGTATCCGTACAAAGCACTGAACGACGACGAGCTGTCCTTCGAGAAGGACGACATCATCGCCGTGCTGGGCCGGGACGAGCCGGAATGGTGGCGCGGCGAACTGAACGGTACCACCGGCCTGTTTCCGAGCAATTACGTCGGTCCGTTCGTGTCGTCCG GCAACGTATAA